From one Luteolibacter sp. SL250 genomic stretch:
- a CDS encoding O-antigen ligase family protein, with product MEFFFAVFFLLFYYLRPQDWVPGLAGMNLVKPIIAIWIASFFMGRSTPSPLPGLLKTPHDWVILSYFAYVVWMSPDPSGAFSGFLPLVVFYFLTVQSITSWERLTTYLKWWMIALLALAIIANLIPLGIDPTGGKVYLEEHGRLCIGTWLHGNPNALAHSVAVVLPIAYLLFFWKGTSLGKWVYFPLSAGLAYWCVFQTQSKGGFLVGAAGLASIFIIGRPKMVQVFVVVASLTVGMGALSYLPRMAQMNDLRSDEGVQGRLLAWEAARVATKTHSTGVGWGQFNAVINWKEGNKTLQIPKATHSSYVQVGADLGQYGLFIYVAGLWCAMHTLLRFRPANDEEDRCRRLLGVILLSTVVSGWMINRQYHTEYFLLIAATAALHRLRMARAEEPSPALAAADDEDLPEEDPEDAEPVRNEEPEEAEPREEDELVPAFSTGKPLGTPPSKPFWNRFGAVDLAVCTGLTYSIFWLWDYIITNL from the coding sequence ATGGAATTTTTCTTCGCCGTTTTCTTTCTGCTCTTCTACTACCTTCGTCCGCAGGACTGGGTGCCGGGGCTGGCCGGGATGAATCTCGTCAAGCCCATCATCGCCATATGGATCGCCTCATTTTTCATGGGGAGGTCGACACCTTCCCCGCTGCCAGGGCTGCTCAAGACCCCCCATGACTGGGTGATTCTTTCCTATTTCGCCTATGTAGTGTGGATGTCGCCGGACCCGTCCGGTGCGTTTTCCGGATTCCTTCCACTGGTGGTCTTCTATTTTCTCACCGTCCAGTCCATCACATCCTGGGAGCGACTGACCACCTACCTGAAATGGTGGATGATCGCCCTCCTCGCCCTGGCCATCATTGCCAACCTGATCCCGCTGGGAATCGATCCCACAGGGGGCAAGGTCTATCTCGAGGAACACGGTCGTCTCTGCATCGGAACGTGGCTCCACGGAAACCCGAACGCCCTCGCCCACTCCGTCGCCGTTGTCCTGCCGATCGCCTACCTGCTTTTCTTCTGGAAAGGCACCTCCCTCGGGAAGTGGGTGTATTTCCCCCTCTCCGCGGGACTTGCCTACTGGTGCGTGTTCCAGACCCAGTCGAAGGGGGGCTTCCTGGTCGGGGCGGCCGGCCTTGCCAGCATCTTCATCATCGGGAGGCCGAAAATGGTCCAGGTTTTCGTGGTGGTCGCCTCCCTCACCGTCGGGATGGGTGCCCTCAGCTATCTGCCCCGCATGGCCCAGATGAACGACCTCAGGTCGGACGAAGGTGTTCAAGGCCGGCTGCTCGCTTGGGAAGCGGCACGGGTGGCCACCAAGACACACTCGACCGGTGTCGGCTGGGGGCAATTCAATGCGGTGATCAACTGGAAGGAAGGCAACAAAACCCTCCAGATCCCCAAAGCCACCCACTCGAGTTACGTTCAAGTGGGAGCCGACCTCGGCCAATACGGACTCTTCATCTATGTCGCCGGGCTGTGGTGCGCCATGCACACGCTCCTGAGATTCAGGCCCGCCAATGACGAGGAGGACCGCTGCCGGAGGCTTCTGGGAGTCATCCTGCTGTCCACTGTCGTTTCCGGCTGGATGATCAACCGGCAGTATCACACGGAGTACTTCCTCCTGATCGCCGCGACCGCCGCGCTGCACCGGCTGCGCATGGCCAGGGCGGAAGAGCCATCTCCCGCCCTGGCGGCGGCGGATGACGAGGATTTGCCCGAAGAGGATCCCGAAGACGCGGAACCCGTCCGCAATGAAGAACCCGAGGAGGCCGAACCACGGGAAGAAGATGAGCTGGTACCCGCTTTCAGCACCGGAAAGCCTCTGGGCACACCGCCTTCCAAGCCGTTCTGGAACCGGTTTGGCGCGGTTGATCTGGCGGTTTGCACGGGCCTGACCTATTCAATTTTCTGGCTCTGGGATTATATCATCACGAACCTTTGA
- a CDS encoding glycosyltransferase has product MKTPDSAGISREISPRGKIQVLHLVTSLEPGGMENGVVNISNRLDPLKFATTIACLERVGDFARRLREDVKVICFDKPPGFRFSVTPQLARAIRSVGADVLHTHNLGPLIYGTLGNILTGGRSVLLQGEHGQMRPDEMTPKRRWLRKAGYSACGAVHTVSAGLRTDLIDHGFSGEKIRVIINGVDCERFSPAAPEERASLREGWKLEKDSVVLGIVGRFAAFKRHTRLIEAFERLSPAQPRLRLLIVGDHGTAREAILRKIEESPVKDKIVWAGYQSDPVDFYKMMDLLVVPSDCEGLSNVMLEAMACAVPCLAHPACGANEVVVDGVNGFLREMATPEALASVLGGIASDLPLLAELGAGARSTAEQRFSLASMVNGYARLYEELAGRKRGSGS; this is encoded by the coding sequence ATGAAAACTCCAGACTCCGCCGGGATCTCCCGGGAGATATCCCCCAGGGGTAAGATCCAGGTTCTGCATCTGGTCACCTCATTGGAGCCAGGGGGGATGGAGAATGGTGTGGTGAACATCTCCAATCGGCTGGATCCTTTGAAATTCGCCACGACGATCGCCTGTCTTGAGCGTGTGGGGGATTTTGCCAGGAGGCTCAGGGAGGATGTGAAGGTCATCTGCTTCGACAAGCCTCCGGGTTTCCGTTTTTCCGTGACGCCGCAGCTCGCCCGGGCGATCCGGAGTGTGGGGGCGGATGTTCTGCATACCCACAATCTGGGGCCGCTGATTTATGGTACCCTGGGCAACATCCTCACGGGTGGCCGTTCGGTGCTTCTCCAGGGGGAGCACGGACAGATGCGTCCTGACGAAATGACGCCCAAGCGCAGGTGGTTGCGGAAAGCCGGCTACAGTGCCTGTGGTGCGGTCCACACGGTGTCGGCGGGTCTCCGGACGGATTTGATCGACCACGGCTTTTCAGGGGAGAAGATCAGGGTGATCATCAATGGAGTGGATTGTGAGCGCTTTTCTCCGGCCGCGCCTGAGGAGCGGGCCTCGCTGCGGGAGGGGTGGAAATTGGAGAAAGACTCCGTGGTGCTGGGGATTGTCGGCAGGTTTGCGGCATTCAAGCGCCACACCAGGCTGATCGAAGCTTTCGAGCGGCTTTCCCCTGCCCAGCCCCGGCTGAGGTTGCTCATCGTCGGGGACCATGGAACCGCGAGGGAGGCCATCCTGCGGAAAATCGAGGAGAGTCCGGTGAAGGATAAAATCGTGTGGGCAGGCTATCAATCGGATCCCGTGGATTTCTATAAAATGATGGATCTGCTGGTGGTTCCGTCTGATTGTGAAGGTCTTTCGAACGTCATGCTGGAGGCCATGGCCTGTGCGGTGCCGTGCCTGGCGCACCCGGCCTGCGGGGCGAACGAAGTGGTGGTCGATGGTGTCAACGGCTTCCTGCGTGAAATGGCAACTCCGGAGGCGCTGGCATCGGTACTCGGAGGCATCGCCTCGGATTTACCACTCCTGGCGGAATTGGGGGCGGGGGCCAGGAGCACCGCTGAGCAACGGTTTTCGCTGGCATCGATGGTCAACGGCTACGCGCGGCTCTATGAGGAGCTGGCGGGCCGGAAGCGCGGTTCCGGGAGTTGA